A region from the Carassius carassius chromosome 33, fCarCar2.1, whole genome shotgun sequence genome encodes:
- the scocb gene encoding short coiled-coil protein B codes for MNSEMDGDIENQVELEEKTRLINQVLELQNTLEDLSARVDAVKEENLKLKSENQVLGQYIENLMSASSVFQTTDSKSKRK; via the exons ATGAATTCTGAGATGGATG GTGACATAGAAAATCAGGTGGAGTTGGAGGAGAAGACCAGACTTATAAACCAGGTCCTTGAGTTGCAGAATACTCTTGAGG ATCTCTCAGCTCGGGTGGATGCAGTAAAAGAAGAAAATCTGAAGTTAAAATCAGAGAATCAGGTTCTTGGGCAGTACATTGAGAATCTCATGTCGGCATCTAGCGTGTTTCAGACCACTGACTCCAAGAGCAAACGGAAGTAA